AATGGGGCTAAAGCCCCACGAGGCGCTTTTCCTCCCCGCGCTAAAGCGACGGGGATTCCAAGCTACCGAAAGTTTTACTTGAAGGTTTTCACAAACCGCTGGCAGGGATCGATTGAAAAAAAATCGGATACTGCGCCTGTTGACAAGGCCGCATCTGCACCAAGAAGCACGCTGAATGTTGCCGGATGCTCTCGCCACACGGTCCCAAATAAGGGCAAAATTTGGCATGATTATCTATTTTCTCAGAGCTTGCATCGTGGTGTAACATTAAAAACCAAATGAATGCCCCAATCAGGGATTTTTCCCCCATAATTTTGCCAACCTATCACTATACCATTACCCAATACTTGCATAGCCAGGTATTTTTACTTAATTTTTCTCTGAATGGGGACCTTGTTGTTTCTGACTAAAAGGTCAATATCGTACTTTTTCAGCAATTAGGAAGATATATATGAACCAGCAATCTATATCTCCCGCAGTTCTGGTGATTTTAGACGGATGGGGTTATAGAGAAACGCCAGAGGGCAATGCGATCGCCCAAGCCAAAACCCCAGTGATGGACAGTCTGTGCGCCAGCTATCCCAACACCTTGATTCGTACCTCTGGCAAAGATGTAGGTCTGCCAGAAGGGCAGATGGGCAATTCCGAGGTCGGTCACCTCAATCTCGGTGCCGGTCGCGTGGTTCCTCAAGAACTGGTACGGATTTCCGACGCGGTGGAAGACGGCAGCATTCAGGAAAATTTAGTCCTCAACCAAGCTTGCCAGAATGCCCAAAGCAACCACCAAAAACTGCATCTGGTGGGATTGTGTTCCGAAGGTGGCGTTCATTCCCACCTCAACCACCTGGTGGGATTGGTGGAAATGGCCAAAGCTAAAGGCGTGGAAGAGGTTTGCATCCATGCCATCACCGATGGTCGAGACACCAATCCCAACGATGGTGTGGAAGCCATGCGCCAAATCGAAAATTGCTTGCAGCAGGTTGGTTTGGGCCGTATTGCAACCATCAGCGGCCGGTATTATGCCATGGACCGCGATCGCCGTTGGGATCGCACCGAGAAAGCCTACAACGTCATGGTGACAGAAGGCAATGGCGACGGTCGCTCTGCAGAACAAATCCTGCAAGACTCTTATGCCGAGGGCATTACCGATGAGTTTGTCCTTCCCCGACGGGTGGCCCCCGGGGCAGTAGAAGCTGGAGACAGCGTAATTTTCTTCAACTTCCGTCCCGACCGGGCGCGCCAGCTAACACAAGCTTTTGTGGTGCCCAATTTTGACGGATTCGAGCGCGATCGCCTTGCCGATCTTACCTTTGTCACCTTCACCCAATACGACGCCACCCTACCGGTTTTGGTTGCTTTTCCACCGCAGAACCTCACCAATTTGCTTGGGGAAGTCATTGCCAACCACGGCTTAAAGCAGTTCCGCACTGCAGAAACCGAAAAATATGCCCACGTGACCTATTTCTTCAACGGGGGCAACGAAAAACCCTTCCCAGGAGAAGACCGAGAACTGATCCCATCTCCCATGGTGCCCACCTACGACCGGGAACCGCAAATGTCGGCCCGCGCTGTGACCGATACCGCGATCGCCGCCATTGAAAAAGGCATTTACTCGTTTGTGGTCATCAACTACGCCAACCCCGATATGGTGGGACATACAGGAAACATGGAAGCTGCGGTCCAAGCCATTGAAACCGTCGATGAATGTTTGGGACGCCTATTACAAAGCATTAGCCAAGCTGGCGGTACCGCCCTGGTCACCGCCGACCACGGCAATGCTGAATGTATGTTAGACGAAGCCGGCAATGTTTGGACGGCCCATACCACCAATTTGGTGCCCTTCATTTTGGTGGAAGGCGAACGCGCCAAAATTCCCGGTCACGGCGGCAATGTGACCCTACGGGAAGATGGACGCTTGGCGGATATTGCACCTACCATTTTGGATATCTTGCAACTGCCGCAACCGCAGGAAATGACCGGACGTTCCATGATTGCCCCGGCAGCGGTAAACCTGCGCAGCAATCGGACGCCAGTCAGCCTGGGGTTGTAGTACGGAGGGTTTCTACGAGACATCCCAGCCAAGACGCGATAAAGTGGAAAAGCAAACTGTCGTATCGTAGCCGATTGTTTCGGTCCCAACTGGCGGCAGTGGGTTCGTAAGATGCAACGGAGGTTTTCATGACGGTTTTTCAGTTGGTTAGAATTGTCTGGGCTCTTTCTGCCATTGGCTTAATTGTGTTGGTGATGTTGCACAGTCCCAAAGGAGATGGCATCGCTGGTATTGGCGGTCAGGCAGAATTGTTTACCAGTTCCAAAAGTGCGGAAAAAACCCTCAACCGGGTTACTTGGTTGTTGACCCTGATTTTCATGGGAACGACCACAATTTTAAGTGCTGGCTGGCTGTAGTAAACCACCTTTGCCGAGATGCGCAAATCATGGCAGCGATTGGTAGCGGGAATGCTGGCCTCCATGCTGGCGATCGCGTGGTGGGGAAGCTCTGGTGCTTCGCAATCCCTCAGCGATCGCTCGCTGCAACATCACCCAGCGCAAATAACTCAATTTCCCTTGCGATCGCATCCCCTACCCAGCCACCTGGCCGCGATCGCATCTTCCAATAGTGCCGGTGATTACTTCGACAAAATCCAGACAACCAAGGTCGGATATTTAATTTGGTCGCAATTTCCCGTAAGCATATACGTCGCTGCCAGCGCCACTGAAACCAGCGATCGCCCTTGGCAGCAAGCCGTACGCGCCGCCATTGCCGATTGGCAAGCTTATTTCCCCCTCACACTTGCCGAACGTGCAGAAAACGCCGACATCCGCATTTGGAACCGCCGTCCGCCACTAGAGTTGGACGAACAAGGAAGGTTGGTCCGCGCCAGAGCCGGTCAAGTACAATACGAACTCGATCTAAAATCCACCGCAGACCCTCCCATTCTTTCCCATCGCTGTGATATTTTCCTCAATCCCCATCAAGCACCCAGCTACCTGCGCGCCACCATTCGCCACGAACTGGGACATGCCTTGGGAATTTGGGGTCACAGTCCGATCGAAACCGACACCATGTATTTCTCCCAAGTGCAAAAGCCTGCCCCCATTTCCCAACGGGATCTCAATACCCTGCGCCGCATTTACCAACAACCAACCCGCTTGGGATGGCCAGCTCAATCGTGAAACGTACCATCTGGCATGGTGGCACGGTGCAATTTCGTAGCCGTTAAATTTGCCATGCTCAGATCCGCTTGAAATAAATTGGCTTCCGACAAATCGGCGTGGCTAAGGTCGGTTTTGGCAAAAAAGACTTCCACCAACATGGCCCCTTTCAGGTTGGCATAGCTCAAATCCACCCGCGATAGATTGGAACGGGTCAGGTTGGCTTGGCTGACATTGGCTTCTCGTAAGATGGCGCGGTCGAGTTTTGCATCGGGAAAACGCGCGCCGCACAAATAGGCTCCCGTTAGGTCGGCACCAACCAAAGCAGCGCGGTCGAACAAACCATCCCGAATCACTGCGTAGCTGAGGTTGGCATCGGTGAGTTTGGCATCCATGAAAATAGCACCGTTGAGATTGGCGCTGCACAGTTTGGTACCGCGCAAATCCGCACCGCGCAAGCTGCATTCCGCAAGGTTGGCACCCCGTAAGTCAGCTTTGCTCAAATTGGCACCGTTGAGATTCACCCCCAACAAGTCTACCCCCTGCAAGTCAGCACCTTGAAGGTTGATGGGGTCGTATACCCGCCGTTCGTAGCGTAAGTTGGCACCCCGCAGGCAAGCACCTGCCAAACAAGCACCGCTGAAGTTGCTATTGCGCAAATCGGCGTAGCTGAGGTTGGCATCGGTGAAGTTAGCCAGGGTACAGTTGGCTTGGCGTAAATCGGCACTTTGCAGGGTGGCACCGTGAAGGTCGGCATCGGTGAGATTGGCCCCTTGCAGGTTGGCTTGGTTCAGATT
This region of Geitlerinema sp. PCC 9228 genomic DNA includes:
- the gpmI gene encoding 2,3-bisphosphoglycerate-independent phosphoglycerate mutase, with translation MNQQSISPAVLVILDGWGYRETPEGNAIAQAKTPVMDSLCASYPNTLIRTSGKDVGLPEGQMGNSEVGHLNLGAGRVVPQELVRISDAVEDGSIQENLVLNQACQNAQSNHQKLHLVGLCSEGGVHSHLNHLVGLVEMAKAKGVEEVCIHAITDGRDTNPNDGVEAMRQIENCLQQVGLGRIATISGRYYAMDRDRRWDRTEKAYNVMVTEGNGDGRSAEQILQDSYAEGITDEFVLPRRVAPGAVEAGDSVIFFNFRPDRARQLTQAFVVPNFDGFERDRLADLTFVTFTQYDATLPVLVAFPPQNLTNLLGEVIANHGLKQFRTAETEKYAHVTYFFNGGNEKPFPGEDRELIPSPMVPTYDREPQMSARAVTDTAIAAIEKGIYSFVVINYANPDMVGHTGNMEAAVQAIETVDECLGRLLQSISQAGGTALVTADHGNAECMLDEAGNVWTAHTTNLVPFILVEGERAKIPGHGGNVTLREDGRLADIAPTILDILQLPQPQEMTGRSMIAPAAVNLRSNRTPVSLGL
- the secG gene encoding preprotein translocase subunit SecG, whose protein sequence is MTVFQLVRIVWALSAIGLIVLVMLHSPKGDGIAGIGGQAELFTSSKSAEKTLNRVTWLLTLIFMGTTTILSAGWL
- a CDS encoding matrixin family metalloprotease, which translates into the protein MRKSWQRLVAGMLASMLAIAWWGSSGASQSLSDRSLQHHPAQITQFPLRSHPLPSHLAAIASSNSAGDYFDKIQTTKVGYLIWSQFPVSIYVAASATETSDRPWQQAVRAAIADWQAYFPLTLAERAENADIRIWNRRPPLELDEQGRLVRARAGQVQYELDLKSTADPPILSHRCDIFLNPHQAPSYLRATIRHELGHALGIWGHSPIETDTMYFSQVQKPAPISQRDLNTLRRIYQQPTRLGWPAQS
- a CDS encoding pentapeptide repeat-containing protein, with product MNATEIVNRYSAGETAFSGASLRSAKLSGADLIGVDLSQADLQAVAFVLAYLSRANLQRANLAQARLSGVNLNQANLQGANLTDADLHGATLQSADLRQANCTLANFTDANLSYADLRNSNFSGACLAGACLRGANLRYERRVYDPINLQGADLQGVDLLGVNLNGANLSKADLRGANLAECSLRGADLRGTKLCSANLNGAIFMDAKLTDANLSYAVIRDGLFDRAALVGADLTGAYLCGARFPDAKLDRAILREANVSQANLTRSNLSRVDLSYANLKGAMLVEVFFAKTDLSHADLSEANLFQADLSMANLTATKLHRATMPDGTFHD